A stretch of DNA from Blastocatellia bacterium:
GCATCATGGTGATTCCTCCTTATCTCAAGCTCTCCACCAGCGGGTGAAATGAGCTGACGCTTTTCATCCGTTGGTAAACACCGTTTGTTGCATCAGGGCGGAACACCCACCCCACCGATAGCGTCTCACCGGACAAGACATGCACATTCTCTCAGGCCTCCATCAAAAGTGCAAGCTTCATGGGAGGGCGGGATCCTTACTTCCCCGTCGCCCTCTTGTGCGAGGATTTCCGTTGCCCGCCTCATTGCTCCCCTCTTTACGAGAGAACACTTCTTCCGGTTCCACACTTCACCACCTGAGGCTCAGATTGTGAGAGTTCAATTCCCCTTCGATTGATCGTGCCCGGGGTGGGACCCTGTCAAAAGAGCGAGGGGAAGGACGGGGGCGCATGTGACACCGCTGCACCAACGGTCCTCGCCACAGGTCAAAACGAGCGAGCATGAGTAATCACCCCAGAGGGGCACCTCGCACGTCCGCGATTTTCGAGGAGCTACTGGTGGATTCCGGCTTTGCCCAGAAACAATGAAAATCCGGGAGCCTTTCTTGAGCCTGGGCCTGACAGTCAGAGTCAATAAGCCCGTCAGAGGCGTGCGCCCCTGGCTATTTTTCGGAGAGATCGCTCCTACCCCCCAGCGACGCGACGGCTTTCGCATGACGAGAGAACAGCGTTCGCTCACAGTCGCGCGTTTTTGCCGCTCCTTCCGTTTTGTGTTATGCTAAGGGCTGATATTGTGTGGATGGGGCCAGCACAACGAGGCCGGGACGACCGGAAGGTGACGACAAAGGAGGTATCGGGAGATGATCCGCTGCGACACGTGTGGAACTGATAATCTGGCCGGATCCGAATACTGCGATGAATGTGGGGCCAGGCTCGGTCCGGCCACCCCTGCGGTTGAGCGCAGCGGGAATGCTCGGTCCGCCACCCCGTCCAGCATTCCCTCACCCGCGCCCGGAACACCGCCGGAGGAGAGATTCAGTCGCGTTGGCCGTAACTCCTCACCGGCGCCCGACCACGAGGATGATCGGCTGCGCACGTTGGAGGTGAGCAGACAAAAGCCCACGTCGGTCGTGCCGCGCTCGGTTGCGGCATCAGCGCAGCAGCGGCAGCCGATGGCCAAGCTCGTCATCACGCGGGGCGGACGCATCGGACGCGAGTTTCCCATCACTGAGCGCGAGGCACTCATTGGCCGATGGGATGCCGATCGGGGAATCTTCCCCGATGTGGACCTGGACGAAGAGGATCCCGATGCCAAAGTCTCCCGCCGTCACGCGCGCATCGTCTATCAGGACGGCCAGTTCCTCATCGAAGATCTGGGGAGCACCAACGGAACGTTCATCAATCGTGGGAGCCGGCTTGTTCCCGGTCAGCTTTATCCCCTCCACCATGACGATGAGATTATCGTGGGAAAAACTTTTTTGCGATTTTACATCGAGGAGCCGCGAGCAACCTAATCAGTGACAGGCTATGAGATTTTGTGTTCGATGTGGGGCCCCTCTCGAACCCGAAGATCTCTTCTGCGGAGAATGCGGCACCCGTCAGCCCGGTGGGATCGGTCGGTCGCGTCCTCCCGTTGCCGGTCCTGAGCCGGTCGCTGCATCCATGGCCCAATTACCTCCCGGCACGCTGCTTCAGAACCGCTACGAAATCATCCGACGCATTGGCGGCGGGGGCATGGGCAACGTCTATCAAGCCTACGACCGCAATCTCGGTGATGCTCTGCGCGCCGTCAAAGAGATGATGGAGATGTTCTCCGATCCGGCGCTACGGGAAAAGAGCATCGAGGACTTTCGCCGGGAGGCCACGCTGCTGGCCAGTCTCAAGCACCCCTCCATTCCCATCATCTACGATCACTTTGTCGAGGGCGGGCGGTACTACCTCGTCATGGAGTATATCTCGGGCGGCGATCTGGCCACGCGACAGAAACTCGTGGGCGGAAAGTTTGATGAGGTGACCGTCACCATGTGGGCGATTCAGATCTGCGATGTGCTCGACTACCTGCATCATCGCCAGCCGCCCATCATTTACCGCGATCTCAAACCGGCCAACCTGATGATTGATCCCGAGTCCAATCGCGTCATGCTCATTGATTTTGGCATCGCGCGACGGGTCGGACCGCAGCAGAAAGGCGTGACGGCGGTGGGAACGATGGGTTACGCGCCGCCCGAACTTTTCTCCGGTCAGGTTGAGCCCCGGTCGGACCTCTATTCGCTGGGCGCGACGATGTTCCATTTTCTCACGGGAGTGGATCCTCGGGATAAGCCGCTTTTGATCTTCGACTTCACTAAGAATCCGACGCCGCGCCAGCTCAATCCCGACATCACGCCGCAGATGGAGCAGATTCTCATGCGGGCCGTCGAATATTCGCCCGCCAATCGCTTTGCGTCGGCGCAGGAGATGAAACGCGCCCTGGAGGACCATCTGCGCTTCCTTCAGCAGGCGCGAGGCGAGCGATTCGAGGCCGCCCGTCAGGAAGCCTTCGGCGACCTGGTGCGCATCGGTGGCGGGGAAATGGGTCATACGAGTCATCGGACGGAGAAGGTCTTTTGCAGTCAGTGTGGCGTGCCGATCGGCTTCGACGATCTCTATTGCGCCTCCTGCGGGGCCCGACAGCCGCTGGAGATCGAACCCCTTCGATCCACCGCCGCGCTGCTCGTACTCAGTCCCGATGGCAGCGAGGTGCGCGACCGCTACACGCTCAGCAAAGAATCGAATCTCATCGGTCGGACCGATCCGATCAGCGGCGTCTTCCCCGAGGTGGATCTCTCTCGTCATGATCCTCAGGCGAAAGTCTCGCGCCGTCATGCCCGCATCTGGCGGGAAAACGATCGCTATCTCGTCGAGGACTTGAGAAGCGTCAACGGAACGCTGCTCAACGAGACGATTCTCCTCACACCGCAGACGCCCTATCCGCTGCGGGACGGAGACCTGCTGCGCCTGGGTGAGGTCCGGCTGCTGTTCCGGGCCGGGTGAAGATATGGAACGACGGTGTCCCCGCTGTCAAACGCCCCAGCGGCCGACGGCCAAGTATTGTCGCGCCTGTGGGGCGCGGCTGGAACCGTTCCCCACGGAAGAGCCCGCACCACACCATGTCTCGGACTCCGCCTCGCCTCTGCCGGCAAAAGCTGTCTCGTCCCCAATGAACTCTCTAGCCCCGGCACCAGCCGCCACAGAGGATTCTTCCGTTTCGAGTGCCTCCTCGGAAGAGTCGCCCGCGAAGGATCACCGCGTGATTGTCGCTCAGCAGGTCATCACCATCCCCTGGGCGGAGACCGTTGAAGAGGGCGAAGAAGAGATCGAGGAAATCGCCGACGGGCTCTGGCGCGTGGAAGCCGCCCTGCTTGATGCGCTCCTGTCGCTCGGCGTCGCTTTTGCGGCTCTGGTGCTGACGACGGTCATCAAAGAGACGCCCACGATCAACCAGCTCGGGACGGTAGCCGGGCTCGCTCTGGCCGCCGCGTTTGTCCTCAACGAGTATGTCCTGATCCCACTCCGGGGGCAGTCGGCGGGGATGAAGCTGGTGGGGATTCGGCTCGTGCGGGACACGGGCGAGGCGGCCCGTCCGGCCCGCTGCCTCCTCCGCAACACAGCGGGCTATGTGCTCTCGGCCCTCCCGCTGGGATTGGGCTTTTTCTGGATTTTCATTGATCCCCTTCATCAAGGATGGCATGATAAAATCGCTCGAACGGTGGTGGTGAAAGTGAGGCGCCATGGTCAAGCTGCTTATCAAAACGCCGGGCAAGCAA
This window harbors:
- a CDS encoding FHA domain-containing protein, with amino-acid sequence MIRCDTCGTDNLAGSEYCDECGARLGPATPAVERSGNARSATPSSIPSPAPGTPPEERFSRVGRNSSPAPDHEDDRLRTLEVSRQKPTSVVPRSVAASAQQRQPMAKLVITRGGRIGREFPITEREALIGRWDADRGIFPDVDLDEEDPDAKVSRRHARIVYQDGQFLIEDLGSTNGTFINRGSRLVPGQLYPLHHDDEIIVGKTFLRFYIEEPRAT
- a CDS encoding protein kinase, whose protein sequence is MRFCVRCGAPLEPEDLFCGECGTRQPGGIGRSRPPVAGPEPVAASMAQLPPGTLLQNRYEIIRRIGGGGMGNVYQAYDRNLGDALRAVKEMMEMFSDPALREKSIEDFRREATLLASLKHPSIPIIYDHFVEGGRYYLVMEYISGGDLATRQKLVGGKFDEVTVTMWAIQICDVLDYLHHRQPPIIYRDLKPANLMIDPESNRVMLIDFGIARRVGPQQKGVTAVGTMGYAPPELFSGQVEPRSDLYSLGATMFHFLTGVDPRDKPLLIFDFTKNPTPRQLNPDITPQMEQILMRAVEYSPANRFASAQEMKRALEDHLRFLQQARGERFEAARQEAFGDLVRIGGGEMGHTSHRTEKVFCSQCGVPIGFDDLYCASCGARQPLEIEPLRSTAALLVLSPDGSEVRDRYTLSKESNLIGRTDPISGVFPEVDLSRHDPQAKVSRRHARIWRENDRYLVEDLRSVNGTLLNETILLTPQTPYPLRDGDLLRLGEVRLLFRAG
- a CDS encoding RDD family protein, giving the protein MIVAQQVITIPWAETVEEGEEEIEEIADGLWRVEAALLDALLSLGVAFAALVLTTVIKETPTINQLGTVAGLALAAAFVLNEYVLIPLRGQSAGMKLVGIRLVRDTGEAARPARCLLRNTAGYVLSALPLGLGFFWIFIDPLHQGWHDKIARTVVVKVRRHGQAAYQNAGQATVHG